The following proteins come from a genomic window of Triticum aestivum cultivar Chinese Spring chromosome 6A, IWGSC CS RefSeq v2.1, whole genome shotgun sequence:
- the LOC123128895 gene encoding phosphoenolpyruvate carboxylase kinase 2, with product MVYGGEEALRRQYSIGDEIGHGRFGTVRRCHSNATGEALALKTTPKAPLRDPLDLALAEQEPKLHLLASSPPCSPHLVALHAAFDDADAVHLVVDLCAGGDLLSLLSARGGRLPEREAAGLAVQIASALAACHRRGVAHRDVKPDNLLFDAATGALKLADFGSAEWFGDGRRMSGIVGTPYYVAPEVVAGREYGEKVDVWSAGVVLYMMLSGSVPFYGAAAPEIFEAVLRGNVRFPPRAFAGVSPEAKDLMRRMLCKDVSRRFSAEQVLRHPWIASCGGDAVAG from the exons ATGGTCTACGGCGGAGAGGAGGCGCTGAGGCGGCAGTACTCCATCGGCGACGAGATCGGGCACGGCCGGTTCGGGACCGTCCGCCGCTGCCACTCCAACGCCACGGGGGAGGCGCTGGCGTTGAAGACCACGCCCAAGGCGCCGCTGCGTGACCCTCTCGACCTGGCCCTCGCGGAGCAGGAGCCCAAGCTGCACCTCCTCGCCTCCTCCCCGCCCTGCAGCCCGCACCTGGTCGCCCTCCACGCCGCcttcgacgacgccgacgccgtccACCTCGTCGTCGACCTCTGCGCCGGCGGggacctcctctccctcctctccgcccgcggcggccgcctccccgagcgcgaggcggcggggctcgCCGTGCAGATCGCCTCCGCGCTCGCCGCGTGCCACCGCCGCGGGGTCGCCCACCGGGACGTCAAGCCCGACAACCTCCTCTTCGACGCCGCCACGGGCGCGCTCAAGCTCGCCGACTTCGGCTCCGCGGAGTGGTTCGGGGACGGGCGCCGCATGTCCGGGATCGTCGGCACGCCCTACTACGTCGCCCCCGAGGTGGTCGCCGGGCGGGAGTACGGCGAGAAGGTGGACGTGTGGAGCGCCGGGGTGGTGCTCTACATGATGCTGTCGGGGTCCGTGCCCTTCTACGGCGCCGCCGCCCCGGAGATCTTCGAGGCCGTGCTCCGCGGCAACGTGCGCTTCCCGCCGCGCGCCTTCGCCGGCGTCTCCCCCGAGGCCAAGGACCTGATGCGCCGCATGCTCTGCAAGGACGTCTCCCGCAGGTTCTCCGCCGAACAAGTCCTGA GGCATCCGTGGATCGCGAGCTGCGGAGGGGATGCGGTTGCGGGCTGA